A window of Mercenaria mercenaria strain notata chromosome 16, MADL_Memer_1, whole genome shotgun sequence contains these coding sequences:
- the LOC123540772 gene encoding cytochrome P450 3A24-like produces the protein MEILGMLNMPTWLVGIIMFVLTVCLYTWYKQSYFKRLGIHTKPTVFFIGDMFEVSKKGFGYIDDKMVKENGKIFGLYLGNVPTLVISDTDIIKQIMVKDFSKFTDRVNIIQRTKKWKSAVTSASGEHWRFLRTTLSPAFTTGKIREMEPYIHKCMKTLLELLSQKTDQHPEGFDIVQNLSGYTLDVICSTGFGLDVDAQKDPNNPVIKYAREFLEFRGLRNPLFIIQIFFPDLSSIFGKLLESNIVSDEVFDFYMSTIKQAFTDRKQDQSKHRDLLQLLINTHKGQLGQHEIDTEETTFEGMKQRGLTDEEVLVNSIVFMLAGFDTTATTLSWIVYDLVTNTDCQEKLIKEIDGEIGESETTYDNVFKLRYLDMVVSETLRMHPPGQRINRLAIEDVKINGLQILKGMDCTFSVLALHYMPEYWENPYKYDPERFAPENQANINQYAYIPFGQGPRNCIGKRLALLEVKATVVVLLQKFRMHKTDKLQVPMPVSDVGFGKPAKPVFVRLEKRSKS, from the exons ATGGAGATTCTGGGAATGTTAAACATGCCGACTTGGCTTGTTGGCATCATCATGTTTGTGTTGACAGTTTGTCT CTACACATGGTACAAACAAAGCTACTTTAAGCGCCTTGGtatacacacaaagccaacagTTTTCTTCATTGGAGACATGTTTGAGGTTTCAAAAAAG GGTTTCGGGTACATTGATGATAAAATGGTGAAAGAAAATGGAAAGATTTTTGG GTTGTACCTTGGCAATGTCCCAACACTCGTTATAAGTGACACAGATATTATAAAACAGATAATGGTGAAAGATTTTTCTAAATTCACTGATCGTGTG AACATCATTCAAAGGACAAAGAAATGGAAATCTGCTGTCACTTCAGCTAGTGGAGAACATTGGAGATTCTTGCGAACAACTCTTAGTCCAGCATTCACTACTGGGAAGATAAGAGAG ATGGAACCCTACATACATAAATGCATGAAGACACTGCTTGAGTTGTTGTCTCAAAAGACTGACCAGCATCCTGAAGGTTTTGATATTGTACA AAATTTGTCCGGTTAtacattggatgtaatatgcagtACTGGTTTCGGACTTGATGTCGACGCACAGAAAGATCCTAATAATCCCGTTATCAAATACGCCAGGGAATTTCTTGAATTCAGAGGCTTAAGGAATCCATTATTCATTATACAAA TATTCTTTCCCGATCTGTCTAGCATATTTGGCAAGCTTCTAGAATCAAACATTGTTTCAGATGAGGTATTTGATTTCTACATGTCAACAATAAAACAGGCTTTCACCGACAGAAAACAGGATCAGTCA AAACATAGAGATCTGCTTCAGCTTTTGATAAATACACATAAGGGACAATTAGGTCAACATGAGATTGACACTGAAGAAACTACTTTTGAAGGAATGAAGCAGAGAG GTTTGACTGATGAAGAAGTTCTAGTCAACTCTATTGTATTTATGTTAGCTGGGTTCGATACAACAGCGACCACTTTATCTTGGATCGTTTACGATCTTGTTACTAACACAGATTGTCAAGAAAAACTCATTAAGGAGATAGACGGAGAAATTGGCGAA TCAGAGACGACGTATGACAATGTATTCAAGCTGAGGTACCTTGACATGGTTGTAAGCGAGACTTTGAGAATGCATCCGCCAGGACAA AGGATCAACCGTTTGGCTATAGAAGATGTTAAAATAAACGGTTTACAAATACTGAAAGGGATGGATTGCACGTTTTCAGTACTGGCACTTCATTACATGCCGGAATATTGGGAAAACCCGTACAAATATGACCCAGAAAG ATTTGCCCCTGAAAATCAAGCCAACATAAATCAGTATGCTTACATACCGTTTGGTCAGGGTCCAAGGAATTGTATTGGGAAAAGACTTGCCCTGCTGGAGGTCAAGGCCACTGTTGTAGTTTTACTGCAGAAGTTCAGAATGCACAAGACAGATAAGTTACAA
- the LOC128549264 gene encoding S-antigen protein-like translates to MTEINKDIHVVLRGPGKYLSVITGGPGKYLSVITGGPGPYLSVITGGPGPYLSVITRGPGKYLSVITGGPGPYLSEARKIPFCDYRRARTYPSVITGGPGPYLFVTTGGPGPYLSVITGVPGQYLSVITGGPGQYLSVITGGPVPYISVITRGSGPYLSVITGGPGPYLSVITGGPGPYLSVITGGPGQYLSVITVGPVHYISVITGGSGPYLTVITGGPGPCLSV, encoded by the exons ATGACAGAAATAAACAAGgacatacatgtagttttaa GAGGGCCTGGAAAATACCTTTCTGTGATTACAGGAGGGCCTGGAAAATACCTCTCTGTGATTACAGGAGGGCCCGGACCATACCTTTCTGTGATTACAGGAGGGCCCGGACCATACCTTTCTGTGATTACAAGAGGGCCTGGAAAATACCTTTCTGTGATTACAGGAGGGCCCGGACCATACCTTTCT GAGGCCCGGAAAATACCTTTCTGTGATTACAGGAGGGCCCGGACATACCCTTCTGTGATTACAGGAGGGCCCGGACCATACCTTTTTGTGACTACAGGAGGGCCCGGACCATACCTTTCTGTGATTACAGGAGTGCCCGGACAATACCTTTCTGTGATTACGGGAGGGCCCGGACAATACCTTTCTGTGATTACAGGAGGGCCCGTACCATACATTTCTGTGATTACAAGAGGGTCCGGACCATACCTTTCTGTGATTACAGGAGGGCCCGGACCATACCTTTCTGTGATTACAGGAGGGCCAGGACCATACCTTTCTGTGATTACAGGAGGGCCCGGACAATACCTTTCTGTGATTACAGTAGGGCCCGTACACTACATTTCTGTGATTACAGGAGGGTCCGGACCATACCTTACTGTGATTACAGGAGGGCCCGGACCATGCCTTTCTGTGTGA